A region of uncultured Fusobacterium sp. DNA encodes the following proteins:
- the treC gene encoding alpha,alpha-phosphotrehalase → MNFENKVVYQIYPKSFYDSNNDGIGDLNGITEKLDYIKHLGADYIWITPFFVSPQRDNGYDVADYCNIDPMYGTMEDFDRLSQEAHKRGIGIMLDMVFNHTSTEHKWFKKALAGEKKYQDFYIFKKGEKGNPPTNWVSKFGGNAWEYVDELESYYLHLFDKTQADLNWENPEVREEIYKVVKFWLNKGVNGFRFDVVNLISKPGKFENDYEGDGRRFYTDGPRIHEYLKGLNQNTFGQNKDIITVGEMSSTSMENCFKYSGKDENELSMVFNFHHLKVDYKNKDKWALQPFDFQELKDILNSWQVGMQDHNAWSALFWCNHDQPRVVSRFGDDKNYWKKSAKMLGTVIHMLRGTPYIYQGEEIGMTNAYFDNISQYKDVESINYHKILMDNGLTNEEAMKIVMERSRDNGRTPMQWSDDINGEFSKGTPWIENIKNYRDINVENQIDDENSIFNHYRKLIALRKEYQVISLGKTIPLAEKDKSIYMFKRELENEELLVINNFYGDSCEIDLDFDIEGYKCILSNEDINKKLEKNLKLEAYDSFVFYRKK, encoded by the coding sequence ATGGAATTACTGAAAAATTAGACTATATAAAACATCTTGGAGCTGACTACATTTGGATAACACCTTTCTTTGTTTCACCACAAAGAGATAATGGTTATGATGTAGCTGATTATTGTAATATTGATCCTATGTATGGAACTATGGAAGATTTTGATAGACTTTCACAAGAGGCTCATAAAAGAGGAATAGGTATCATGTTAGATATGGTATTTAACCACACATCTACTGAGCATAAGTGGTTTAAAAAAGCTTTAGCTGGAGAGAAAAAATATCAAGATTTCTATATCTTTAAAAAGGGAGAAAAGGGAAATCCTCCTACTAACTGGGTTTCAAAATTTGGTGGAAATGCTTGGGAGTATGTAGATGAGTTAGAAAGCTACTATCTTCACCTTTTTGATAAAACTCAAGCAGACTTAAACTGGGAAAATCCTGAAGTTAGAGAGGAGATTTATAAAGTTGTTAAGTTTTGGCTTAACAAAGGGGTAAATGGTTTTAGATTTGACGTAGTAAACCTTATCTCTAAACCTGGTAAGTTTGAAAATGATTATGAGGGAGATGGAAGAAGATTCTATACTGATGGTCCTAGAATCCATGAGTATTTAAAGGGACTAAACCAAAATACTTTTGGACAAAATAAAGATATCATCACAGTTGGAGAGATGTCTTCTACTTCCATGGAAAACTGTTTTAAATACTCTGGGAAAGATGAAAATGAACTATCTATGGTATTTAATTTCCATCATTTAAAAGTAGATTATAAAAATAAAGATAAATGGGCATTACAACCTTTTGATTTCCAAGAATTAAAGGATATACTTAACTCTTGGCAGGTGGGAATGCAAGATCACAATGCTTGGTCAGCTCTTTTCTGGTGTAACCATGATCAACCTAGAGTTGTATCAAGATTTGGAGATGATAAAAACTATTGGAAAAAATCTGCTAAGATGTTAGGAACAGTTATCCATATGTTAAGAGGAACTCCATATATCTATCAAGGGGAAGAGATAGGTATGACTAATGCTTACTTTGATAATATCTCACAATATAAAGATGTGGAATCTATTAACTATCACAAGATTCTAATGGATAATGGACTAACTAATGAAGAGGCTATGAAAATTGTAATGGAGCGTTCTAGAGATAATGGAAGAACTCCTATGCAATGGTCTGATGATATTAATGGTGAATTCTCTAAGGGAACCCCTTGGATTGAAAATATAAAAAATTATAGAGATATAAATGTAGAGAATCAAATTGATGATGAGAATAGTATCTTTAACCATTATCGTAAACTTATAGCTCTAAGAAAAGAGTATCAAGTAATCTCTTTAGGAAAAACTATCCCACTAGCTGAAAAGGATAAAAGTATCTATATGTTCAAAAGAGAGTTAGAAAATGAAGAGCTTTTAGTTATAAATAATTTCTATGGAGATAGTTGTGAGATAGATTTAGATTTTGATATTGAAGGTTATAAGTGTATTCTTTCAAATGAAGATATTAATAAAAAATTAGAGAAAAATTTAAAACTTGAAGCATATGATTCATTTGTATTTTATAGAAAAAAATAG